The Candidatus Methanomethylophilaceae archaeon genomic interval TCGGAGCGTTCGGGATCCATCTGTCCATCCCTTTTCTCGGAGCCGTCGCCATAATAGAGTCCGTCCGGTCCAGAAGCGAGCATTGGCCCTTGGTAGCCGTAGCCGGATGCGTATCGATAACAGCCATAGCGCTGATATACTCAGGGCATGCGGGCCTGTATGTGGGAACCCTCATCTCGATGGCCGCCGTGACGGTAGCGCTGGTGCTCTCCGATCTCGGGGACTTCATAATCAAGCCCAAACAGAGCATCCCGCTGAATGCGCTCGCAGTTCTCGCGGCCGCCATCGGGATTGCGCTCCTATGGCTCGGGATCATAGGCACCTCAACTCTCCTGACGGATTATCTGGACGTCCTCAACATCGCATCAGGAATCTTCTTCGCGGCCGCGGAACTCCTGGCGTGCGTCTCAGCGTTCCGTTGCGGAGGGCATAAGACAGCCGCATCTTCGGCTTTGGCTATGTCTCTGCTGGCAGGAGCCGTCTGCGTATTCTCGTTCATCGCTATGGGAGACCTGATCTATTGAATCAGACCGTTGCGAAAGCGTTGATTTCTCTGGTGCTGATCGCTTCCATTGCTGCGGCCCTCATAACTTCCGAGCATCCGGAACCGGAGCACGATGAGAGCTTCCCCTGCCTGAGCATAGACACCAGAGGCGTAGCCATCGAGACCAAAGACGCATACATCCGCTGCACGGTCGACGCGGAATCCGGACAGGGAGACATCTCCCATGCGGAAGCGGGCATCAAGGGCCGCGGGAATTCGACCTGGGAACAGCCCAAGAAACCGTATGCCGTCAAGTTCAGCGAAAAGACCTCTCTCTTCGGGAACGGTCCCTCCAAAACATGGGTCCTTCTGGCGGATTACTTGGACAAAAGCATGCTCAGGAACAGAATGTCCCAATCGGTAGCGGAAACTCTGGGCGTGGATTCCCTTTCGTCGCAATACGTCAGCCTATACCTCAACGGCGAATATATGGGGCTTTATCTGCTCATCGAGAAGATCGGACTGGATGACGCAGACGAATCGGGTTTCATATTGGAGATGGACTCGCATGCAGCCTCGGAAGGCACCGAGGGTATTGATTACTTCTCGGTCAACGGAAAGGACTATGGGATCAAGGATTTGGATTGCACTCCGGAGCGGACCGCCGAGATAAAGGGATTCATGGAAGCCATATGGGATGCCATCGATTCGGACGAATGGTCTCGGGTTCAGGAGATGCTGGACCCGGAATCTTTCGCGGCGACGTACATTGTTGAAGAACTGTTCCACGATGCCGACGTCAACCTCTCCAGCTTCTACTTCCATTTGGGCGAGGACGGGAGATTATGCAGCGGGCCGATATGGGACTTCGACCTTTGCGCCGGCAATTACAACACGATGCATGCCAATGACCCGGAGTTCATGTACGTCGCCCTGATGAGCGATTGGTACTCATCCCTTCTGGGATACGATGAGTTCCGCGCCTTGGTATCGGAGATGCTGAAGGATAAGGGGCAGTACATCAGATCGGCGATAAACGAGACAGTAGCATATGCGATCCAGCATGACGGCGATTTCCTGAAGAACTACGGGAAATGGTCCACCTTAGACCGGCATGTTGATATGAATCCGCTGGCGCTCATGGCCTTGGACACTTGGAAAGAACACGTTGATCTTCTGGCCGCCTGGCTGGAAAGAAGCCTGGAATCCATGCTGAAGGAATACTGCGGATGACAGTGTCAAAATCTAATAGAAAATCTTATATAAAATGAATATATCCAAGGTTTCGGCAAGACGGCCATAGCGGCGGGGAAACACCCGGTCCCATCCCGAACCCGGCAGTAAAGTCCGCCCGCGTACCTGTCTGTACTGTATTGCGCAAGCGTACGGGAACTCAAGCACGCTGTCTGCCACTTCTTCATTCTATTCTGTCAGATTGCTTGCTGCGAACATCCCATCTCCAAAACAGAAATAAATGGTCAACGTTCATAACAGCGCAGAAAGGGACGGAACATGTCGGCGATACTCGTGACCGGAGGATGCGGATACATAGGATCCCATTGCGCATTGTCCCTTTTTGACAGCGGATACGACGTCATCATTCTGGACGACTTCTCAACAGGTTCGCCTTCCATCGGGAAATCACTTGAATCCTCTTCCGAACGCATTAGAATCGCCGAAGGGAGCCTTCTCATCCCCGCGGACATAGACCAGATCTTCGATAACGGAGATATCGGCGCCGTAATCCATCTGGCCGGCTCCTCCCAAGTCGCCGAATCCGTGTCCGACCCCGGAAAATACTATCGCAACAACGTCGTAGGGACGGTGAACCTTCTGGAATCCATGAGACTCCATGGGATAGGAAAAATCGTGTTCTCGTCCTCAGCCGCGGTCTACGGCGAGCCGGAATACGTCCCGATCGACGAGTCTCATCCCCTGAATCCCATAAACCCCTACGGAATGAGCAAGCTTATCGTAGAGCGCATCCTGGAAGACTATGATCGGGCTTATGGGATGAAAAGCGTCCGTCTCAGATACTTCAACGCAGCCGGAGCCGATTCGAAAGGGCGGGCGGGCGAATGCCATGAGCCGGAGACCCACCTCATACCGTGCATAATAAGGTCTGTTTTGGATGGGAACTCGAAATTCAGCCTTTTCGGCGACGATTATGACACCAGAGATGGCACCTGCGTCAGGGATTACGTCAACGTGGAGGATCTGGCGGAAGCCCATCTGCTGGCTCTGCGTCATTTGGATGCCGGAGGTGAATCCGGAAGCTTCAATCTGGGGACGAGCAGCGGCAGCACGGTCAAAGAAGTCCTGGCCGCCTGCGAAAAAACTATGGGAAAGCCCGTCCCGACAGAAATCAGAAGCCGCCGCCAGGGTGATCCGGCAATCCTGATAGCGGACAACAGGAAAGCGAGGGAAATCCTTGGCTGGGAGCCGAAGAGAACCCTCGAAGACAGCGTCCGTACGGCTTATGCCTGGGAGCTGAGAAGAAGGGGGCTCACATCGTCCCCATGAATTTGATGACGCCTTTGTAGTAATCGCCCTCTTTCATCGGCTCGATCCAGGCGGCCATCTGTTCCTTCGTGACGTAGCCCTTTCTGAGGGCTTCGATCTCCGGGCAGAGGATCTTCGTCTCCCTCCTGACATCCATGTCCTTGATGTAATTGGCGGAATCCAGAAGGGAATCGAACGTCCCTGCGTCCATCCAGACGGTGTCGTCGCTGACCGTCTTCACCTTCAGCCTCCCCTCCCTGAGATACATCAGATTGAGGTCGGTGATCTCCAGCTCCCCGCGGGCGGAAGGCTTCAGAGTCTTCGCTTTCTCCACCGCATCCCCGGGCAGGAAATACAGGCCTATGACGGCATAATTGGACTTGGGATTCTTGGGCTTCTCCTCCAGGGAGATGACATTCCCGCCGCGATCGAACTCCGCCACACCGAACCTCTCCGGATCGGGGACCCAATGGGCGAATACGGTGGCGTTCGAGACGTCTTTCGATGCCTCCTCCATGAGCCTGTCCAGATCCTCCCCGTGGAATATGTTGTCCCCGAGTATCAGGACGCAGGGGCCCCCGTCGGTGAACTTCTCTCCGATGATGAACGCGTCGGCTATCCCGCGCTGCACCTGCTGGACCTCGTAGGTTATCCTGACGCCGAACTGGGAGCCGTCCCTAAGCGTCCTCTCGAAGTTCAGCCTGTCTCTCTCGTTGGTGATTATCAGTATGTCCCTGATTCCGGCGGACATCAGGGTGAACAGAGGGTAGTACACCATCGGGCGGTCATAAACCGGGAGAAGTATCTTTGATATCGGGAACGTGGAAGGGTAAAGCCTGGTCCCCGCCCCTGCGGCGAGGATTATGCCCTTGGTTATCTTGGACGGAGGCATATGCCGTTATTAGGGACGGTGCTATAAATGGTTCGTGGATCGACGGCGCCCGATGATATCGGATGCCTCCATGAGGAACTCTCTGGAGCGCCTCTCCGCGGCAGCTTTGTCCTTCGATTCAGAATATACCCTGAACTTAGGCTCCGTCCCCGATGGGCGCATCAGGACCCAGCCATCGTCATAGTCTATCCTGAGGCCGT includes:
- a CDS encoding CotH kinase family protein — encoded protein: MNQTVAKALISLVLIASIAAALITSEHPEPEHDESFPCLSIDTRGVAIETKDAYIRCTVDAESGQGDISHAEAGIKGRGNSTWEQPKKPYAVKFSEKTSLFGNGPSKTWVLLADYLDKSMLRNRMSQSVAETLGVDSLSSQYVSLYLNGEYMGLYLLIEKIGLDDADESGFILEMDSHAASEGTEGIDYFSVNGKDYGIKDLDCTPERTAEIKGFMEAIWDAIDSDEWSRVQEMLDPESFAATYIVEELFHDADVNLSSFYFHLGEDGRLCSGPIWDFDLCAGNYNTMHANDPEFMYVALMSDWYSSLLGYDEFRALVSEMLKDKGQYIRSAINETVAYAIQHDGDFLKNYGKWSTLDRHVDMNPLALMALDTWKEHVDLLAAWLERSLESMLKEYCG
- the galE gene encoding UDP-glucose 4-epimerase GalE codes for the protein MSAILVTGGCGYIGSHCALSLFDSGYDVIILDDFSTGSPSIGKSLESSSERIRIAEGSLLIPADIDQIFDNGDIGAVIHLAGSSQVAESVSDPGKYYRNNVVGTVNLLESMRLHGIGKIVFSSSAAVYGEPEYVPIDESHPLNPINPYGMSKLIVERILEDYDRAYGMKSVRLRYFNAAGADSKGRAGECHEPETHLIPCIIRSVLDGNSKFSLFGDDYDTRDGTCVRDYVNVEDLAEAHLLALRHLDAGGESGSFNLGTSSGSTVKEVLAACEKTMGKPVPTEIRSRRQGDPAILIADNRKAREILGWEPKRTLEDSVRTAYAWELRRRGLTSSP
- the rfbA gene encoding glucose-1-phosphate thymidylyltransferase RfbA, whose protein sequence is MPPSKITKGIILAAGAGTRLYPSTFPISKILLPVYDRPMVYYPLFTLMSAGIRDILIITNERDRLNFERTLRDGSQFGVRITYEVQQVQRGIADAFIIGEKFTDGGPCVLILGDNIFHGEDLDRLMEEASKDVSNATVFAHWVPDPERFGVAEFDRGGNVISLEEKPKNPKSNYAVIGLYFLPGDAVEKAKTLKPSARGELEITDLNLMYLREGRLKVKTVSDDTVWMDAGTFDSLLDSANYIKDMDVRRETKILCPEIEALRKGYVTKEQMAAWIEPMKEGDYYKGVIKFMGTM